The region CCTCGGCCCCCGGCGGCAGCTCGTAGCCCTCCTCGATGCCCTTGAGGCCGGCACCGAGCAGCACCGCGAAGGCGAGGTACGGATTGGTCGCCGAGTCCAGCGAGCGCACCTCCACCCGGGCCGAGTTCGGCTTGCCGTACGCCGGCACCCGGACCAGCGCGGACCGGTTCAGGTGCCCCCAGCAGACGTACGCCGGGGACTCGGTGATCCGGTCCGGCAGGGCCTGCGGGAAGAGTCGCTTGTACGAGTTGACCCACTGGTTGGTGACCGCGGTGTACTCGCGGGCGTGCACCAGCAGGCCGGCGATGAACGCGCGGGCCACCTTGGACAGTTTCGACGGGTCACCGCCGTCGTGGAAGGCGTTGCGCTCGCCCTCGAACAGCGACAGGTGAGTGTGCATGCCGCTGCCCGGCTGGTCGGTGAAGGGCTTGGGCATGAAGCTGGCCTGGACCCCGGTGGAGAGCGCCACCTCTTTGATCACGTGCCGGAAGGTCATGATGTTGTCGGCGGTGGTGAGGGCGTCGGCGTAGCGCAGGTCGATCTCCTGCTGCCCGGGGGCGACCTCGTGGTGGCTGAACTCGACCGAGATGCCGATCCGCTCCAGCGACAGCACCGCCTGGCGGCGGAAGTCGCGGGCGATGGCGTGGGTGGTGTGCTCGAAGTAGCCGCCGGCGTCGACCGGGATCGGGACCGAGCCGTCGTTGGGGCCGTTTTCGAGCAGGAAGAACTCGATCTCGGGGTGGGTGTAGAAGGTGAAGCCCTTCTCGGCGGCGCGGGACAGCGCGCGGCGCAGCACGTGCCGAGGGTCGGCCCAGGACGGGGTGCCGTCGGGCAGCAGGATGTCGCAGAACATCCGGGCGCTCTCGCCGCTGACCCCGCCCTCGAACGGGAAGACCTGGAAGGTGGTCGGATCGGGCATGGCGACCATGTCGGATTCGAAGACCCGGGCGAAGCCCTCGATGGCGGAGCCGTCGAAGCCGATGCCCTCCTCGAAGGCGGCTTCGAGCTCGGCCGGCGCGACCGAGACGCTCTTCAGCGTGCCGAGTACGTCGGTGAACCACAACCGGACGAAACGGATGTCGCGCTCTTCCAGGGTGCGGAGCACAAACTCCTGCTGACGGTCCACTTCAACCCCTCGTGACACTCCTGCTTGACCTGGCCAGCCGACCCCCGACCTAGCGGACCAGTCTTACCCGACGTCGTTACGCCGACGTTACGTGATCTCTGTCGCGGGCGGTACGGCGGGACGGCCGACTGTCCCGTTCATGGTCTTCCATCCCAAAGATACGAGGACAAGCGTTTTCCAGTAGCCCCGGTACGCAAACCCGCCCGCCCGAACCACCCCTAATGTCCGCAGGAACCCCTTCCCGCGCCGAATGAGAGGACAGTTCCACCCCCGGCCCGCGCGTACGGGACGGCGGCGCGGCAAGATGAGGGCATGCCCACCCTGCGCCTCGCTCTCGCCCAGGTGAATCCCACCGTCGGAGACCTCGCCGGCAACGCCGAGACGGTACGCCGGAACAGCCGTACCGCCGTGGCCGCCGGCGCGCAGCTCGTCGTCTTCCCGGAGATGATGCTGACCGGCTACCCGGTCGAGGACCTGGTGTTCCGCAGGTCGTTCGTGACCGCCTCGCGGGCCGCCCTGCGGCAGCTCGCCGCCGACCTCGACGCCGACGGCCTCGGTGCCGTACCGGTGCTGCTCGGCTACCTCGACTCGGACGAGTTCGGCCACACGGCCGACGGACCTACCGGGGAGAACGGGGTCGAGGACGAGCCGGCCGGCACGGGCACCGGACCGCACCGGAGCCGGGGGCCGCGCAACGCCCTCGCCGTCCTGCACGGCGGGACGGTGGCCGCCACCTACTTCAAACACCACCTGCCCAACTACGGCGTCTTCGACGAGGACCGCTACTTCGTACCCGGCGACACCCTCACCGTGGTCCGGGTCGGCGGGGTCGACGTCGGGCTCACCATCTGCGAGGACCTGTGGCAGGCCGGGGGGCCGTTCGCGGTTGCCCGCCGGGCCGGGGTCGGCCTGGTCGTGAACATCAACGGCTCGCCGTACGAGCGGAACAAGGACGACGTACGGCTGCCGCTGGTCCGCCGCCGGGCCGCCGAGGCGGGCGCCGCGGTGGCGTACGTCAACATGGTCGGCGGCCAGGACGAGCTGGTCTTCGACGGCGACTCGATGGTCGTCGGCGCCGATGGCACCCTGCTGACCCGCGCCCCGCAGTTCGTCGAGCACCTGCTCGTGCACGACGTGGACCTGCCGGCGGCGACCGCCGACCGGGCCGCCGAGGCGACGGTCACGGCCACCGGGACCACCGACGAGGTGGCCGCCGGGACCAGGTACGCCGCCAGCGGCGACCGGACCACCATGCGGATCGCCCGGGTGACGGTCGCCGGCACCCTGCCCGCACCGGCGGGGCCGCCCGCCGACGGTGGCATCGCCCGGCCGCTGGACGACGAGGCGGAGGTCTGGTCCGCGCTGGTGCTGGGGCTGCGCGACTACGTCGACAAGAACGGCTTCCCGTCGATCGTGCTCGGGCTCTCCGGCGGCATCGACTCGGCCGTGGTCGCGGCGATCGCGGTCGACGCGCTCGGTCCGGACCGGGTGGTCGGGGTGTCGCTGCCCAGCCAGCACTCCTCCGAACACTCCCGCGAGGACGCCGCCGACCTGGCCAAGCGGACCGGGCTGGACTTCCGGGTGGAGCCGATCCAGCCGATGGTCGACGGCTTCCTGGCCAACATGTCGCTGTCCGGCCTGGCGGTGGAGAACCTCCAGGCACGCGTACGCGGGGTGGTGCTGATGGCGCTGTCGAACCAGGAGGGGCACCTCGTCCTCACCACCGGCAACAAGAGCGAGCTGGCGGTCGGCTACTCCACCCTCTACGGCGACTCGGTCGGCGGCTACAACCCGCTCAAGGACGTGTGGAAGTCGCTGGTCTGGAAGCTGGCCAACTGGCGCAACGCGGACGCGGTCGCCCGCGGCGAACAGCCGCCGATCCCGGAGAACTCGATCCGGAAACCGCCGAGCGCGGAACTGAGCCCGGGACAGCTCGACAGCGACTCGCTGCCCGACTATTCGGTGCTCGACCCGATCCTGGTCGGTTACGTCGACGGGGACCGGGGCCGTGAGGACCTGGTCGCGGCCGGACACGACCCGGCGATGCTCGACCGGGTGCTGCGAATGGTGGATACCGCCGAGTACAAGCGCCGGCAGTCGGCGCCCGGCACCAAAATCACGATCAAGGCGTTCGGCCGGGACCGCCGGCTGCCGATCACCAACCGGTGGCGCGAGCGCGGCGCAATCGCCCGAGGGGTGTGAAATCCTCCACTGAACTCTGACCCGGTCCGGCGCGGCGGTGCGACGATCGATTCGAACCCGGGGACCGCGAACGCGGCCTTGAGGTGGAAGGAGTCGTGATGTCCGAACACGGTAACAACCCCGCGACGGCGGGGACCGACCCGGCGGAGCCCGAGGTGACGGCGCTGTACGGCGGGCCGGCGAGCCGGCGGATCCGTACCCGTGACCTGGCCCTCGCCCGCGAACGCGGCGACCGGTGGGCGATGCTCACCTCGTACGACCAGTACACCGCGTCGATCTTCGACCAGGCCGGCATCCCGGTGCTGCTGGTCGGCGACTCGGCGGCGAACAACGTCTTCGGCTACGAGACCACCGTCCCGGTGACCGTGGACGAGTTGCTCCCGCTGGTCCGGGCGGTGGTCCGGGCGACCCGGTACGCGCTCGTCGTCGCCGACCTGCCGTTCGGCTCCTACGAGGAGGGGCCGACCCAGGCGCTGCGTACGGCGGTGCGGTTCATGAAGGAGGGCGGCTGCCACGCGGTGAAGCTGGAGGGTGGCCGGCGGGTCGCCGCCCAGATCGCCGCGCTGACCACCGCCGGCATCCCGGTGATGGGACACGTCGGCTTCACCCCGCAGAGCGAGCACACCATCGGCGGCTACCGGGTGCAGGGCCGTGGCGACGCGGCCGACGAGGTGCTGGCCGACGCCCGCGCGGTCGCCGACGCGGGCGCGTTCTCGGTGGTGCTGGAGATGGTGCCGGGCGAGGTGGCGAAGCAGGTCACCGCCGAGGTGGGGATCCCGACCATCGGCATCGGCGCCGGCCCCGACACCGACGCCCAGGTGCTGGTCTGGCAGGACATGGCCGGCCTGCGTACGGGAAAGGCGCCCCGTTTCGTCAAGCGGTACGCCGACCTGTCCGGGGTGCTCACCGACGCGACCCGGCGGTTCGCCACCGAGGTACGCGACGGCGGCTTCCCGAGCGCCGAGCACACGTTCTAGCGTGAGCGGTGACCGGGCGCGCAGAACCCGCGCCCGGTCACGGCTCAGACGTCGGTGACCCGGATGCCGGCGTGCGCCCGGTACCGCTTGTTGATCGCGATCAGGTTCGCGGTGAACGCCTCGACCTGGTGGGCGTTGCGCAGCCGGCCGGCGTAGATCCCGCGCATGCCGGGGATCCGGGCGGCGAGGGCGGCGACGATGCCGACCAGTTCCCGCTCCTCGGTGCAGATCAGCACGTCCAGGTCGATCCGCTCGATCGCCGGGTCGGCCAGCAGCGGCGCGCTGACGTGGTTGAACGCGGCGCAGACCCGCGACTCGGGCAGCAGCGCGGCGGCCTGCTGCACGGCGCTGCCCTCTTCTACCCGCAGCGCGTACGGGCCCTGCTTGTCGAAGCCGAGCGGGTTGACGCAGTCGATGACGATCTTGCCGACCAGTGGCTCGCGGAGCGCGGCGACCGTGTCGTGGTGCCCGTCCCACGGCACGGCGATGACCACCACGTCGGATCCGGCGCACACGGTGGCGTTGTCCGCGCCGCTCACCTCGGCACCGGCGGGTACGCCGGACAGGGCGGCGATCTCCTTCGCCGACTGTTCGGCCCGCTCCGCCGACCGGGAGCCGATCAGGACCCGCTGCCCGGCGCGGGCGAACCGGTAGGCCAGCCCCCGTCCCTGGTCACCGGTGCCGCCGATGATGCCGACGGTGAGCCCGGAAACGTCGGGCAGTTCGCTCGCCTCGTATGCCATACCCGCATCCTGCCAAACGGCCCGCATCGACCGCCCGACATGGTCGGCGGTGTGTACCGGCGGCCCGGTCAGTCGAGGGCGAAGAGGACCTTGCGGGCCACCGGGTCGGCGGTGACCAGGCGGACCCGTACCCGCTCGCCGAGCGGCAGGTCGCCCTCGCAGCGGGCCCGTACCGGCGGCTCGTCGACCGCGACGGTCCCGCCCGCCCGCCGCGCCGACCGGCCCGACTGCCGGCTCGCGGGTGCCGGCACGGGAGCGTCGGCGGCCACCGGAGCCGTCGGGGGGCGGTCGACGTCGAGCACCGCCGCCTCGAAGCTCTCGCCGACCCGGTGTGCGAGCAGCACCGCCTCGGTCAGGTCGACCGCGGCACGGGTCGCGGCCGAGGCGACCCTGTCCGTGCCGGCCATCACCGAGGGCAGCTTCGGCAGCGCCGTACGGGCCCACTCGGGCACCGGCGTACCGGCGTGCAGGGCCAGGCACACCTCGGTGGCGTAGCGGTCGGCGAGCCGGCGCAGTGGCGCGGTCACGTGCGCGTACGCCGCGCCGACGGCACCGTGGCGGGGATCGGCCGGCGGTTCCCCGTCGAACGCGGTGTAACCGGCGCCGCGCATCAGCTCGGCGGCGTGGTCGAGGAACGCGGCGGCTCTCGGCTGCGCCGGGTCGATGGTGGTGAGCACCTGTCCGACGCTCGCGCCGTCCGGCCAGTCGATGTCGAGCCCGCCCGCGGCCGTACGCAGTCGCGCCACCGCCTCCGGTTTCGGGGTCGGCATCGTACGCAGCAGCCCGATCCCGCCGGCGAGCATCAGGTCGGCGGCGGCCATCCCGGTCAGCAGGGAGATCTGGGCGTTGTAGTCCTCCATCGGCGCGGGTGCCCGGAGCACCAGCCGCCAGCCGTCGTCGTCGGGCTCGACGTCCTGCTCCGGCAGCGGCAGGTTGATCGCACCCCGGTCCAGCCCACGGGCGATCAGCAGCTTGCCGAGTTCGGGCAGCAGGGCGATGGGTTCGGCCAGCCGACCGGCGTCCGCGTCGGCCTGCACACCGAGGTAGTCGAGCTTGGCGCGGCTGCGGACCCGCGCGCGTTCCAACCCGACCGCGACGGTCTCACCGTCGGCGGCCAGGTCGATGGTCCAGACGACCGCCGCCCGTTCGACGTCGGGCAGCAGGCTCGCCGCGCCCTCGCTGAGCGTCGACGGGTGCAGCGGGATGTTGCCGTCGGGCAGGTAGATGGTCTGCCCGCGGCGCCAGGTCTCGGCCTCCAGGTCACCGCCGGGGCGGACGTGGGCGGCCACGTCGGCGATCGCATAGTGCACCCGGTAGCCGCCGCCGGTGCGTCGGGTCAGGCACATCGCCTGGTCCAGGTCGCGTGAGCTGGCCGGGTCGATGGTGACGAACGGGATGTCGGTCCGGTCGGCGGCGGGCCCCGGTGGGGCGGCCGCCGCCTCGTCGGCCTCGCGTTGCGCCGCGACCGGGAACCGCGTGGGCAGTTCCAGTTCGCGGCGCAACGCGCTGAAGTCGATGCGGGGCGCCACTACGCGTCTGATCACCACGGGTCATTCTTATCAGCGCGACGCGAGGACATGCCGGAGCGCCCGGCACCGGTTTGTCAGCCGGCCGCCTTGCGTACGGTCGCCCGGGTCGACTTCTTCGCCGGCGCCTGCCGCGCGGCGACCTTCTTGGCCGGCGCCTTGCGCGCGGTGATCTTCTTCGCGGGCGTACGCGTGGCGGTCGCCGTACGCGTGCCCGTCGCCTTGGCCGGGGCCTTCTTGGCCGCGCCCACGGTGGTCTTGCGGGCGCCGGTGGCCGCGCGCGAGGTGGTCGACTTCGCGGTGGTGGCCTTCTTGGCCGGTGCCTTCTTGGCGGTGGCGCGGGTGCCCGGTGCGGTCGACCGGGTGGCGGTGGCCTTCTTCGCCGGTGCCTTCTTCGCCGTGGAATTCGCTCCCACGGTCTTCTTCACCGCGGACTTCGCCGCCGTCGACCGGGTAGTGGTCGACTTGGCCGGCGTGGACTTGGCCGGCGTGGCCCGCTTCGCGGGTGCTTTCTTGGCCGCGGTCTTCTTCACCGCACCGGCGGCCCGGGTCGCTGCCGTGGTCGCCTTCTTCCGGACGGTCGCGGCCTTCGACGCCACGGTCTTCTTCGCCGTCGTCGCCGTTGCCGTGGCCTTCTTCGCCGGCGCCTTCTTGGCCGGTGCCTTCTTGGCCGTCGCGGGCCGGGTCGCGGTCGCCCGGGTGGCCGCGGTGCGGGTCCCGGTCGCTCGGGCCGGCGACGTCTTCGTGGTCGCGCCGGTCGTCTTGCGTGCGGCCGTGGTCTTGCTCGCGCCGGTGGTGCTACGGGCCGACGTGGTCTTCGCGCCGGTACGTTTGGCAGCCGGGCGGCTGGTGGCCTTTACTGCTTCGGCCATCTGGGTCCTCCTTGCGGGACATGCTCTCGGGGGTCTCCTGGTGGAGACCGCGGAGTACTTCGACGACGCGGGCTCTGCGCCGCGCCGCTACCTCTCCTCCCCGGCCCAACGGGCATCCTCGGCGTCCCACTCCTCGTTGCGTTGCCGGACCTTCTCCAGCGCGTGCTCCGCGTCGTGGGCCGAGGCGTACGGACCGAGGACGTAGCGCGCCGCACACACGTCGGCATCCGTCTCGATCCGGTGGTGTCGAAGGCACCAGAAGTACCGCTCACCACTTCCGCTGTCGCTCATGTGATAACTGTGCACCGCAAAGTAACTGGAGCGCTACCTTTTCGCACAAAAAGTCGGAGTCTTCTCCACAGTAGATAACTTCCGTTTCCGCAGGTGGGGAATCCGCGGACTCGGCCGCTATCCGGGAAATGCTTGCCATTAAAGGCAATCGCGCGATGTCCGCTTCCCGAGGCGCGCGTCCGCGACCGATCCGGGCCCGGAAAAAAATATCCACCACCGGTACGCCCGCAGCCGCTCCCACCGGCCCGCGCCGCCCGACGTCCCGTCCGGACCGGGCTGTGGTGGTTACCGCCCTGGCCCGTCGCGGCGAGCACGAGGACGAGGACGAGTTCACGGCGGTCGGCCTGGGGCGGCACCGCGAGTCGGAGGACTGGCTCGAAGCCGACGTGGACCCGGACGGACCGATCGGCGGCGGCGGTGCGGGTCGGCTGGTCGGCTGATGGCCGAGGTCGTCACCCGGTCAGATCATCGGAGGATGTCTCGCTACGAGTACGCCGAAATTGTCGCCCAGTGCGCGCTTCACGGCCCGGCGGTCGTACGGGAGTGGGTCGACTCGAACGGGCAGACGCACCAGCTCGGTGGGATCCATCCGGTCGCCCTGCTCACCGCCTGGTCGACCGAGGGTTGGGACCTGGTCACCGCCACCACCTACGGCAACCTCCGCGTCTACACCGTGCGCCGCCCGGTCGACTGAGCACCGGACCCGGCCGATCCGGGTTTGACCGGATCGACGACGGGAACCATCGGGTTTTCCCGCCGTGGCGGGCCGTTGCCGTAGGGGGTCGGGTGTCCGGTCGGGGCGGAAGCCGGTGAGACTGCCGACGGCCCGGGGCCCGGCCTCGGCACTGCTGGTCGAGGCGCTGTCCGGCATCCCGGACGGACTGCCGGACGACGCCGACCACTGGTGGCCCGAGGCCGACGGTACGGCAGACGGCACCGATCCGATCCGGGACGAGGACCTGCACCTGTTCCTCCACGTCTGTTACGAGCTGCACTACCGGGGCTTCGACGGCGTGGACGAGCGGTGGGAGTGGGACCCGTCGCTGCTCGCCGTACGGGCGGCGGCGGAACGCCGGTTCGAGGCGGCGTTGCACCGTACGGTGGGACCGCTGCCGGTGGTCGAGCCGGTTGCCGTACCCGAGGCACTGACCTCGCTGGTGGCGGCCGACGACGGCCCGTCGCTCGCCGCCGCACTGCACCGGGAGGCGGACCTGGCCCGGTTCCGCGAGTTCGTCACCCAGCGCTCGGTCTATCACCTGAGGGAGGCGGATCCGCACACCTGGGGTATCCCCCGGCTCGGTGGGCCGGCCAAGGCCGCCCTGGTCGAGATCCAGATGGACGAGTACGGCCGCGGCCAGCTGCCCAGGATGCACGCCGAACTGTTCCGCGACACGATGGACTGGCTCGGGCTGGACACCGGCTACGGCGCGTACGTCGACTCGGTGCCGGCGGTGACGCTGGCCACGAACAACCTCATCTCCCTGTTCGGTCTGCACCGGCGCTGGCGGGGCGCGCTGCTCGGTCATCTCGCCGCGTTCGAGATGACCTCCTCGCTGCCGAACCGCCGCTACGGCGACACGCTGCGCCGGCTCGGCGGCACACCCGAGGCCACCCGCTTCTACGACGAGCACGTCGAGGCCGACGCGGTGCACGAGCAGATCGCCGCGTACGACCTGTGCGGGTCGTTCGCGCTCGACGAACCGGCGCGGGCGGGTGACGTACTGTTCGGTGCCGCCTGTTGCCTCGCCCTCGACCGGCTCGTCGCCGAGCACACGCTGGGCTCTTGGGCGGCCGGCCGATCGTCGCTGCGGCTGCCGCTGGCGGCCGGCCATTGACCACCGCCCGGCCCAGCGCCCGCCCGATCGTCGGTCCCGCCGCCTGGCCGATCGCAGGTGCCGTCGTCGGTCCCGCAGCCGGTTCCGCCGTCGCCGTCCGGCTGTCGGTGGAGTACGTGCTGCCGCTGCGCTGGTCCGACGACGACGGCTGCGCGGAGCTGACCGACTACCTGCGCTGGTTGTCCGGGCGGGTGGCGGTGACCGTGGTCGACGGCTCGCCGCCGGAGCTGTTCGACCGGCACACCGACCGCTGGTCCGCCCTGGTCCGGCACCTCGCCCCGGACCCGGCGCTGCGCTACCGCAACGGCAAGGTCAACGGTGTGCTGACCGGGATCCGGCTGGCCCGGCACGAGCGAATGGTGGTCGCCGACGACGACGTCCGCTACGACGACGCCGCTCTGCGCGAGGTGTTCCGACTGCTCGCCGCCGCCGACCTGGTACGCCCGCAGAACTACTTCGACCCGCTGCCCTGGCACGCCTGCTGGGACACCGGCCGTATGCTGCTCAACCGCGCGGTCGGCGACGACTATCCGGGCACCTTCGGGCTGCGCCGGTCGACGATGCTGGCGATGGGCGGCTACGACGGGGATGTGCTGTTCGAGAACCTCGAACTGCTCCGGACCGTACGCGCCTTCGGTGGTGTCGAGGCGTGCCCGCCGGGGCTTTACGTCCGCCGCCTGCCGCCGACCGCGCGCCAATTCTGGTCCCAACGGGTACGCCAGGCGTACGACGACCTCGCGATGCCGCCCCGGATGGCACTGTTCCTGGCCGTGCTGCCGACGGCGGTCGCGCTGGCCCGGCTCGACCGGCGGATGTTGCCGGTGGCGATGGCGGGCATGCTGGCGG is a window of Micromonospora sp. NBC_01699 DNA encoding:
- the panB gene encoding 3-methyl-2-oxobutanoate hydroxymethyltransferase; protein product: MSEHGNNPATAGTDPAEPEVTALYGGPASRRIRTRDLALARERGDRWAMLTSYDQYTASIFDQAGIPVLLVGDSAANNVFGYETTVPVTVDELLPLVRAVVRATRYALVVADLPFGSYEEGPTQALRTAVRFMKEGGCHAVKLEGGRRVAAQIAALTTAGIPVMGHVGFTPQSEHTIGGYRVQGRGDAADEVLADARAVADAGAFSVVLEMVPGEVAKQVTAEVGIPTIGIGAGPDTDAQVLVWQDMAGLRTGKAPRFVKRYADLSGVLTDATRRFATEVRDGGFPSAEHTF
- a CDS encoding NAD+ synthase yields the protein MPTLRLALAQVNPTVGDLAGNAETVRRNSRTAVAAGAQLVVFPEMMLTGYPVEDLVFRRSFVTASRAALRQLAADLDADGLGAVPVLLGYLDSDEFGHTADGPTGENGVEDEPAGTGTGPHRSRGPRNALAVLHGGTVAATYFKHHLPNYGVFDEDRYFVPGDTLTVVRVGGVDVGLTICEDLWQAGGPFAVARRAGVGLVVNINGSPYERNKDDVRLPLVRRRAAEAGAAVAYVNMVGGQDELVFDGDSMVVGADGTLLTRAPQFVEHLLVHDVDLPAATADRAAEATVTATGTTDEVAAGTRYAASGDRTTMRIARVTVAGTLPAPAGPPADGGIARPLDDEAEVWSALVLGLRDYVDKNGFPSIVLGLSGGIDSAVVAAIAVDALGPDRVVGVSLPSQHSSEHSREDAADLAKRTGLDFRVEPIQPMVDGFLANMSLSGLAVENLQARVRGVVLMALSNQEGHLVLTTGNKSELAVGYSTLYGDSVGGYNPLKDVWKSLVWKLANWRNADAVARGEQPPIPENSIRKPPSAELSPGQLDSDSLPDYSVLDPILVGYVDGDRGREDLVAAGHDPAMLDRVLRMVDTAEYKRRQSAPGTKITIKAFGRDRRLPITNRWRERGAIARGV
- the glnA gene encoding type I glutamate--ammonia ligase, translating into MDRQQEFVLRTLEERDIRFVRLWFTDVLGTLKSVSVAPAELEAAFEEGIGFDGSAIEGFARVFESDMVAMPDPTTFQVFPFEGGVSGESARMFCDILLPDGTPSWADPRHVLRRALSRAAEKGFTFYTHPEIEFFLLENGPNDGSVPIPVDAGGYFEHTTHAIARDFRRQAVLSLERIGISVEFSHHEVAPGQQEIDLRYADALTTADNIMTFRHVIKEVALSTGVQASFMPKPFTDQPGSGMHTHLSLFEGERNAFHDGGDPSKLSKVARAFIAGLLVHAREYTAVTNQWVNSYKRLFPQALPDRITESPAYVCWGHLNRSALVRVPAYGKPNSARVEVRSLDSATNPYLAFAVLLGAGLKGIEEGYELPPGAEDDVWALSNAERKAMGYEALPENLSEAIDVMAGSELVAEVLGEHVFDFFLRNKRAEWEQYRREVTPYERQRYLGAL
- a CDS encoding histone, producing the protein MAEAVKATSRPAAKRTGAKTTSARSTTGASKTTAARKTTGATTKTSPARATGTRTAATRATATRPATAKKAPAKKAPAKKATATATTAKKTVASKAATVRKKATTAATRAAGAVKKTAAKKAPAKRATPAKSTPAKSTTTRSTAAKSAVKKTVGANSTAKKAPAKKATATRSTAPGTRATAKKAPAKKATTAKSTTSRAATGARKTTVGAAKKAPAKATGTRTATATRTPAKKITARKAPAKKVAARQAPAKKSTRATVRKAAG
- a CDS encoding iron-containing redox enzyme family protein; the encoded protein is MRLPTARGPASALLVEALSGIPDGLPDDADHWWPEADGTADGTDPIRDEDLHLFLHVCYELHYRGFDGVDERWEWDPSLLAVRAAAERRFEAALHRTVGPLPVVEPVAVPEALTSLVAADDGPSLAAALHREADLARFREFVTQRSVYHLREADPHTWGIPRLGGPAKAALVEIQMDEYGRGQLPRMHAELFRDTMDWLGLDTGYGAYVDSVPAVTLATNNLISLFGLHRRWRGALLGHLAAFEMTSSLPNRRYGDTLRRLGGTPEATRFYDEHVEADAVHEQIAAYDLCGSFALDEPARAGDVLFGAACCLALDRLVAEHTLGSWAAGRSSLRLPLAAGH
- the npdG gene encoding NADPH-dependent F420 reductase, giving the protein MAYEASELPDVSGLTVGIIGGTGDQGRGLAYRFARAGQRVLIGSRSAERAEQSAKEIAALSGVPAGAEVSGADNATVCAGSDVVVIAVPWDGHHDTVAALREPLVGKIVIDCVNPLGFDKQGPYALRVEEGSAVQQAAALLPESRVCAAFNHVSAPLLADPAIERIDLDVLICTEERELVGIVAALAARIPGMRGIYAGRLRNAHQVEAFTANLIAINKRYRAHAGIRVTDV
- a CDS encoding RNB domain-containing ribonuclease — its product is MVIRRVVAPRIDFSALRRELELPTRFPVAAQREADEAAAAPPGPAADRTDIPFVTIDPASSRDLDQAMCLTRRTGGGYRVHYAIADVAAHVRPGGDLEAETWRRGQTIYLPDGNIPLHPSTLSEGAASLLPDVERAAVVWTIDLAADGETVAVGLERARVRSRAKLDYLGVQADADAGRLAEPIALLPELGKLLIARGLDRGAINLPLPEQDVEPDDDGWRLVLRAPAPMEDYNAQISLLTGMAAADLMLAGGIGLLRTMPTPKPEAVARLRTAAGGLDIDWPDGASVGQVLTTIDPAQPRAAAFLDHAAELMRGAGYTAFDGEPPADPRHGAVGAAYAHVTAPLRRLADRYATEVCLALHAGTPVPEWARTALPKLPSVMAGTDRVASAATRAAVDLTEAVLLAHRVGESFEAAVLDVDRPPTAPVAADAPVPAPASRQSGRSARRAGGTVAVDEPPVRARCEGDLPLGERVRVRLVTADPVARKVLFALD
- a CDS encoding glycosyltransferase is translated as MGGRPIVAAAAAGGRPLTTARPSARPIVGPAAWPIAGAVVGPAAGSAVAVRLSVEYVLPLRWSDDDGCAELTDYLRWLSGRVAVTVVDGSPPELFDRHTDRWSALVRHLAPDPALRYRNGKVNGVLTGIRLARHERMVVADDDVRYDDAALREVFRLLAAADLVRPQNYFDPLPWHACWDTGRMLLNRAVGDDYPGTFGLRRSTMLAMGGYDGDVLFENLELLRTVRAFGGVEACPPGLYVRRLPPTARQFWSQRVRQAYDDLAMPPRMALFLAVLPTAVALARLDRRMLPVAMAGMLAGVVVLAELGRRRSGGRAVFPVRASLLAPLWVLERAVCSWAALGLRFGRGGIPYAGRRIRTAAHSQRWLRAAR